The sequence below is a genomic window from Diabrotica undecimpunctata isolate CICGRU unplaced genomic scaffold, icDiaUnde3 ctg00002321.1, whole genome shotgun sequence.
taattaatattgtGCCTCAAATTGTGTTGTGGCGTTCTAACAGAAATATCGTTTATTGAACCACCTACCAATTCAGTGTCAATAGCGGAGGGAAACCCCCTGACCACAAAACACCCACAAAACCAGCTATGTCTGGAAATATATTCGACAATCAAAGTGATGCCGAAATGGATCTTTCTGTAAGTACTCAAATTCCAATCAATTTGATGAATAATCCGAATACAATctaaatttttacaatgaaacacaacaaaaataacaaaacggGTAAGGCAAGCATTTTTATTCAATATGATATAGGCCCGTATCATGTCTATATCAAGAATAGCTCTACTGAGTTTAAAGGTAAACTAAATTCGTTAAAGATTGgtgaaattattttgtttaacttTCCTAAAGCAGACAATATGATTTCAAGTATAGAAGCCATCGGccgaaataaaattaaagacaaatgcaaaaattataaaactgCTAATAACCTCATCAAACCAAAACTCTagaaatatttagtttaaataatttagatctGTATATTCCAAAATTTCTTTTACACAGACAAGGAGTGATTAGGCATACAGATTTATCGGAAGagtatataaaaaatagaattaaacaATATGATAGTCATTGCGTATTTGAAAttgcaaaagttaaaaaaattacgcGTAAAGTAGAAAAAGTTGTCGAATATGTCCCTACTAAGTCTTGTATTGTAACCTTTAAATCGCAACTTTTACCTAAATATATAGTCATCAATAAGGTTATTAAAGAAGTTGAAATATATAAACGGAAAGTTCTGTTATGCTTTAACTGTATTAGATATGACCACTTAAGAAGTCAGTGTAGGAGTCAGAAAAGATGTAATAGATGCCAAGAAACTCATAATTCAAAGGATTGTACAAAAGTTGACTTCACACAAGTATGTTCAGTTGTAAGGGGAATCACTTGACTACAAATTTAGGCACGTGCACAGAATTCAgacaacaaaatttaataaaaaagacaATGGGTTTAACAAACATTAATTTTTatgatgcaaataaaaaagtacattAGAATTCATAACGTAGTATTCTTAGGACCAATACTGCAAACAATGATACAAATTTTCCACAAAATTCACAACCTTATACTTCCACCCAGGGAACTttgctaaatttatatttaatcctCACGCAAATACCAGCAGGCCGAATAAAAGGTAGAAACCAAATAATTCAGACCTAACTGATATAGCTAGAAAAGAAATATTATCTATAGTTTCCCATCCAAAACATCCTGAGGGAATAGTTAAAAGTCAATTCTATCAAAAAAACTACAATATTGCAGATTCACGGTCAGAAGAGTTAAATCCTTctgtaataaatattatattagatTCGGTTCTAATAATTGTTAATTCCattgaacaaaataataattttaatatttcaaaagctgatgtaattcagataagtagtaaccattttaaccaaaatctagcatcaaattcgcagacttaaataaaattaacatattaCAATGAAACTGTCGTTCAGCAGTTCACTGAAACTATAGCTCTATTATCTGAAACCTGGTTCAAACGgggaaaatattataattttaaagaatttaattgcGCTTGAGCTGACCGCCCTGATGGATATGGCGATTATGCCATCTTTTTAAAATCCAACATAATTTATGaagaaataaacttttaaaatacgtattcatttacataaaatataagtgtatttcaataaaaatttcagATTTCAAGAAACCTTTACATATAATTTCTCTATATAATGAACCCAGGAACAAAGTTTTAATTCAACAATATAccaattttttagaaaatataccaaaaacatTTATAGTCGGAGGCAATTTTAACTCACACAATTTGGCATGGGACTGCGAAGTTGATGATAGATTAGGTAAAGATCTTCTAGATGCTATAGAATAttgtaatttagaatatttaaacgaCGGGTCTCCCACTCCCATTTGTTCCCGAGATATTGCCTCTTATTTTCGTTGGAATACTCTACAAGAACCTCATACATCTAATCATGTgcaaattattttttcatcacaaaGTTTCTCTGTAGCAGAAGCCACATCCAATACAAAACATAGAATATGGAACCTTAGCAGAGCCAATTGGATGATGTATACCAGTACTTTGGAAACAATGAAAATACCATTAATCTACAAAGAATTGTTGACAAATATAAACCAGGCAGCCAACGTCGCTatttcaaaacattcttccattaaAGAAACAAACAAAGGTCGTATTCCGAAACCATGGTGGAACAATCATTGTCAGTTAGCTGCTGAAAATAGAAAACATGCGTTTATTAATTATAAACAGAACCCAACGCTCCAAAACCTAGTGGATTCTAAACGACTAGATGCTATTGCAAAGAAAATcttcaaacagaagaaaaaagaagaattcgatTGAATTTTGCGAAAACCTAAACTCAAGAACACCAACAAAAGATGTCTGGCGAaaagttaattgttttaaaaaccgcaaacaaGTCAACAAAGTACCTATTGATCCAGAAGATACATGGTTGCAGGAATTCCACAGAAAAATGGCCCCGTCATCGGTTCCAAATAACGACACTGTACAAGAACATATCCAACCCCAACCCAGACAAAACCACAGCTTTCACGAAAATTTTCATCTATGGGAATTGCATCGAGCCcttgaacaaagaaataatacATCTTCAGGTATAAACAATGTGTCATATTCGCTGTTATACAATTTACCGATCCAAATAGTTGGAAAGAGTACCTGGTAATTCCGATGTAAAAACCTGGCAGACCAGAACGTGATCCAAGTTCTTACCGACCTATCTCCTTATCTTcatgtattttaaaaacattcgaaagaataattaaaaatagatttgaacaTTGGCTAGAATACGATGGTATACTTCCAAGTTCCCAATAGCATTTTCGCAAGTCTAGGTTCACTCAAGATGCAACTATAGCTCTAGTTACTTCAATTCAAGcttaattttacatcaaataagtCTACTGCAGCTACGTTTCATGATATTTCCGCTGCTTTTGATAATGTCAATGTAGACATTATTTATAAAATCTTTATATTCTAACagactaacttttttaaaaattaataatgaggaaTTTTCATACCCCCGACTGACTATTATTGGATTGCCACAGGGAGTATTTTATGCTTGATTTTATATATCCTGCACAATATAGATTTTGCAGTTAGTAAAAATTAACCAtacaaaaattcttcaatatgctgatgatgttgtttTATATACAGCAGGAAAATTGTTAAGTATCTATGAGGATATTTTGAAAGCCACGTTAGAAATCGTAAATCAGTGCTATGAAGAAATAGGATTATTAATTTCTTACCCGAACTTGAGGTATGttaattttcacaaaaatatAGAGTTCTACAAAGCAATCTTCATCATCATTGGTgttacagccctataaaagagcctcgaccttcccaagtctattacaccagtcagttctatccattcccaactgttgccagttttctgcgcctatttgtctaccatcctcatctacaccatccttccatctgagttttggcctacccctacttctacttcccacaggttgcgacataaggattcttcttggagggttgttctgctgtgatcttgccagatgtactgcccatcttagtcttcctatttttataaaggatactacatctttaccaccaaatatatgtttatatctgtaatatatctcgtagttgtacctcgtTTTCAAACACcgttttcacagatgccaccgaatagtcttctcaggatccttcgttcaaatataagcaggagattttcatctgccttggaaa
It includes:
- the LOC140431945 gene encoding uncharacterized protein, with product NIPKTFIVGGNFNSHNLAWDCEVDDRLGKDLLDAIEYCNLEYLNDGSPTPICSRDIASYFRWNTLQEPHTSNHVQIIFSSQSFSVAEATSNTKHRIWNLSRANWMMYTSTLETMKIPLIYKELLTNINQAANVAISKHSSIKETNKGRIPKPWWNNHCQLAAENRKHAFINYKQNPTLQNLVDSKRLDAIAKKIFKQKKKEEFD